From a single Arachis hypogaea cultivar Tifrunner chromosome 3, arahy.Tifrunner.gnm2.J5K5, whole genome shotgun sequence genomic region:
- the LOC112784647 gene encoding F-box/LRR-repeat protein At1g67190 isoform X1 translates to MDQLPVEVIGNILSHLRAARDVVIASATCKKWRQACCKHLHTLSFSSNDWPLYRDLTTSRLEILITQTIFQTSGLQALSILMEDVDEFSASTVIAWLMYTRETLRHLYYNVKTTPNVNILELCGRHKLEILDLAHNSISGVEPNYQRFPCLKSLSLSYVSISALDLNLLVSACPKIEALELVNPEIAMSDAQVTVELSSSTLKSVYVEAISLDKFILEADGIECLHLKDCALEVFELIGKGTLKHFKIDDVSVIHLDIGETVENLEIVDISNFTIIWPKFYQMISKSSNLKRLRLWDVMFDDEDEVVDVETIATCFPQLSHLSLSYDVRDGALHYGLQGSSCLENVLVLELGWTVINSLFSHWVEGLLKRCPNLKKLIIHGVVSEAKSEEECLILANFTTSMIELMRRYTHVDPHFKYE, encoded by the coding sequence ATGGATCAGCTTCCTGTGGAAGTGATTGGGAACATACTGTCGCACCTAAGGGCTGCAAGGGATGTAGTGATAGCCTCTGCCACCTGCAAGAAATGGAGACAAGCATGCTGCAAGCATCTCCACACCCTCTCCTTCAGCTCCAATGATTGGCCTCTCTACCGCGATTTGACCACCAGCCGCCTCGAGATTCTCATCACACAGACCATCTTCCAGACATCAGGATTGCAGGCACTCTCTATTCTCATGGAAGATGTCGACGAATTCTCCGCTTCTACTGTTATTGCTTGGCTCATGTACACCCGGGAAACCCTGAGGCACTTGTATTATAATGTAAAGACTACACCTAATGTTAACATTCTTGAACTCTGTGGCAGACACAAGCTGGAAATACTAGATCTCGCTCATAATTCCATCTCTGGTGTGGAGCCTAATTATCAGAggttcccttgtttgaaatctcTCTCATTGAGTTATGTCAGTATATCTGCCTTGGATCTTAATCTCTTGGTGTCCGCCTGCCCCAAGATTGAGGCTTTGGAACTCGTCAACCCGGAAATTGCAATGTCCGATGCTCAGGTAACGGTTGAGCTCAGCAGTTCAACTCTCAAGAGTGTGTATGTAGAAGCAATCAGTTTGGACAAGTTTATATTAGAGGCCGATGGTATTGAGTGCCTGCACTTGAAAGATTGTgcccttgaggtgtttgaattgATTGGTAAGGGGACCTTGAAGCATTTTAAGATTGATGATGTTAGTGTTATCCATCTTGATATTGGCGAGACAGTTGAAAATCTTGAGATCGTAGATATCAGCAACTTCACAATCATATGGCCGAAATTCTACCAGATGATTTCAAAATCATCCAATTTGAAGAGGCTTCGACTCTGGGATGTCATGTTTGACGATGAGGATGAGGTTGTAGACGTAGAAACTATTGCCACATGCTTTCCGCAGCTGAGCCATTTATCTTTGAGTTATGATGTAAGAGATGGAGCACTTCACTATGGTTTGCAAGGCTCTTCCTGTCTCGAGAATGTCCTTGTCTTAGAGCTCGGCTGGACTGTGATTAATAGTCTTTTCTCCCACTGGGTTGAGGGGTTGCTTAAGCGATGCCCGAATCTCAAGAAGTTGATCATTCATGGTGTTGTTTCTGAAGCTAAGTCTGAAGAAGAATGCCTCATCTTGGCAAATTTTACCACATCCATGATTGAGCTTATGAGGAGATACACTCATGTAGATCCACATTTTAAGTATGAATGA
- the LOC112784647 gene encoding F-box/LRR-repeat protein At1g67190 isoform X2 has product MEDVDEFSASTVIAWLMYTRETLRHLYYNVKTTPNVNILELCGRHKLEILDLAHNSISGVEPNYQRFPCLKSLSLSYVSISALDLNLLVSACPKIEALELVNPEIAMSDAQVTVELSSSTLKSVYVEAISLDKFILEADGIECLHLKDCALEVFELIGKGTLKHFKIDDVSVIHLDIGETVENLEIVDISNFTIIWPKFYQMISKSSNLKRLRLWDVMFDDEDEVVDVETIATCFPQLSHLSLSYDVRDGALHYGLQGSSCLENVLVLELGWTVINSLFSHWVEGLLKRCPNLKKLIIHGVVSEAKSEEECLILANFTTSMIELMRRYTHVDPHFKYE; this is encoded by the coding sequence ATGGAAGATGTCGACGAATTCTCCGCTTCTACTGTTATTGCTTGGCTCATGTACACCCGGGAAACCCTGAGGCACTTGTATTATAATGTAAAGACTACACCTAATGTTAACATTCTTGAACTCTGTGGCAGACACAAGCTGGAAATACTAGATCTCGCTCATAATTCCATCTCTGGTGTGGAGCCTAATTATCAGAggttcccttgtttgaaatctcTCTCATTGAGTTATGTCAGTATATCTGCCTTGGATCTTAATCTCTTGGTGTCCGCCTGCCCCAAGATTGAGGCTTTGGAACTCGTCAACCCGGAAATTGCAATGTCCGATGCTCAGGTAACGGTTGAGCTCAGCAGTTCAACTCTCAAGAGTGTGTATGTAGAAGCAATCAGTTTGGACAAGTTTATATTAGAGGCCGATGGTATTGAGTGCCTGCACTTGAAAGATTGTgcccttgaggtgtttgaattgATTGGTAAGGGGACCTTGAAGCATTTTAAGATTGATGATGTTAGTGTTATCCATCTTGATATTGGCGAGACAGTTGAAAATCTTGAGATCGTAGATATCAGCAACTTCACAATCATATGGCCGAAATTCTACCAGATGATTTCAAAATCATCCAATTTGAAGAGGCTTCGACTCTGGGATGTCATGTTTGACGATGAGGATGAGGTTGTAGACGTAGAAACTATTGCCACATGCTTTCCGCAGCTGAGCCATTTATCTTTGAGTTATGATGTAAGAGATGGAGCACTTCACTATGGTTTGCAAGGCTCTTCCTGTCTCGAGAATGTCCTTGTCTTAGAGCTCGGCTGGACTGTGATTAATAGTCTTTTCTCCCACTGGGTTGAGGGGTTGCTTAAGCGATGCCCGAATCTCAAGAAGTTGATCATTCATGGTGTTGTTTCTGAAGCTAAGTCTGAAGAAGAATGCCTCATCTTGGCAAATTTTACCACATCCATGATTGAGCTTATGAGGAGATACACTCATGTAGATCCACATTTTAAGTATGAATGA
- the LOC112784654 gene encoding transmembrane 9 superfamily member 5 — MVNTHFLILFLLLFRILQSPSPSVAASPSDHRYHIGKHLPFFVNTVGPFNNPSETYEYYDLPFCQPEPIVRKKESLGEVLKGDRLCNALYEIKFRENKINETLCQKWINVDEVASFKEAINRDYYFQFYLDDLPFWGFIGKLEEDSWSPAGGGTKYYLFTHVQFDVLFNGDQVIEVNAFGDPNRAIDISNDVDVDVKFTYSVTWNATALHFENRMDRYSRTSLLPMYRQVHWFSFINSTIIILLLVGLLALLYTRQLKSDLKKFSNANEEDKEVGWKSIHADAFRHPPNSSLLFALVGIGTQLLILLFVLLFLGFIGTLYPYSRGGLLNYLVLLYALSTVFAGYSSASFYSQFVGNGWERSVSLAAILYTGPVFVIASILNIIAISYGATTALPFGSIIVILVIFIVLAIPLLMFGGVVGYRFRIEFQGPSSAKRYPREIQQLAWYRRTPFQMFIGGLVPFSAIVLQLHQVYASMWGYKIYTLSSILFVTFITAIVIIAFVNIGLTYIQLSVEDHEWWWRSVLCGGSTAIFMFGYCIYFYVRSNMSGFLQLSFFFGYNACFCYAFFLIFASISFRVSLLFVRHIYHAVKRE, encoded by the exons ATGGTTAACACCCATTTCCTCATtctctttcttctactctttcGCATTCTTCAGTCTCCATCTCCTTCCGTTGCAGCTTCGCCCTCTGATCACCGCTACCATATTGGGAAGCATCTCCCATTTTTTGTCAACACAGTTGGACCCTTCAACAATCCCAG TGAGACATACGAATACTATGATTTGCCATTCTGTCAACCAG AACCAATTGTGAGAAAGAAGGAGTCCCTTGGTGAAGTTCTCAAGGGGGACCGTTTGTGCAATGCTTTGTATGAAATCAAGTTCAGGGAGAACAAAATTAATGAGACATTGTGCCAAAAATGGATTAATGTTGATGAGGTTGCAAGCTTCAAGGAAGCTATTAACCGTGACTACTACTTCCAGTTTTACTTGGATGACCTTCCATTTTGGGGGTTTATTGGGAAGCTTGAGGAGGATAGCTGGAGTCCTGCTGGGGGAGGGACAAAGTATTACCTTTTTACGCATGTTCAATTTGATGTTCTTTTCAATGGAGACCAAGTCATTGAAGTGAATGCATTTGGTGATCCGAATCGCGCCATTGATATAAGtaatgatgttgatgttgatgttaAGTTCACTTATTCAGTTACCTGGAATGCAACTGCACTGCATTTTGAGAACAGGATGGACAGATACTCAAGAACTTCTTTGCTGCCGATGTATCGTCAAGTTCATTGGTTCTCATTCATTAACTCAACCATCATCATTTTGCTCTTGGTTGGTTTACTCGCCCTTCTATATACACGGCAGCTGAAGAGTGATCTGAAAAA GTTTTCTAATGCGAATGAAGAAGACAAGGAGGTTGGATGGAAATCCATCCATGCCGATGCATTCAGACATCCTCCAAACTCATCCTTACTTTTTGCTCTTGTGGGAATTGGAACCCAGTTGCTAATCTT GCTTTTTGTCTTGCTATTTCTAGGATTTATTGGAACCCTCTATCCATACAGTCGTGGAGGACTGTTGAATTACCTTGTCCTGCTATATGCTCTTTCGACTGTTTTTGCTGGGTACTCATCAGCATCCTTCTACAGCCAGTTTGTTGGAAATGGATGG GAAAGGAGTGTTAGTTTAGCAGCAATTCTTTACACTGGACCAGTTTTTGTCATAGCCTCTATCCTCAACATTATTGCAATATCTTATGGTGCCACAACTGCTCTCCCATTCGGCTCCATTATTGTGATTCTTGTTATATTCATAGTCCTTGCTATCCCCTTGCTCATGTTTGGTGGAGTTGTTGGATACCGCTTTAGAATTGAGTTTCAAGGCCCTTCTTCGGCAAAGAGATATCCTAGGGAGATTCAACAGCTTGCTTGGTATAGGAGAACACCATTTCAAATGTTTATCGGTGGTCTTGTGCCCTTTAGTGCAATTGTCCTGCAGTTACATCAGGTGTATGCTAGTATGTGGGGCTACAAAATATACACACTTTCTAGCATTTTGTTCGTCACATTTATCACTGCCATTGTGATAATTGCATTTGTCAATATTGGCTTGACATACATTCAATTATCTGTGGAAGACCATGAATGGTGGTGGAG ATCTGTGTTGTGTGGCGGCTCAACAGCCATTTTCATGTTTGGATATTGCATCTACTTCTATGTGAGATCAAATATGAGTGGATTCTTGCAGCTATCCTTCTTTTTTGGCTACAATGCATGTTTTTGCTATGCTTTCTTCCTAATATTTGCCTCCATTAGCTTCCGAGTTTCGTTGCTATTTGTTCGCCATATATACCATGCTGTTAAGAGAGAGTGA
- the LOC112784663 gene encoding uncharacterized protein, translating into MAARPNSYSNKTRASNGGDNTTNLRCYHCAGPLSKHMETSSWTIPPLIRDSFSMIGSAVGGITSAFYGFNHVMPVVQRHVKGPMWVHFLVGAPPVIVFSSACAGLAGGAIPALAQLTSSSYHAAMSPSPPSEEDKIQKSRTSSAL; encoded by the exons ATGGCGGCACGCCCCAACAGCTACAGCAACAAGACCAGAGCTTCCAATGGCGGCGACAACACTACAAACCTTCGCTGCTATCACTGCGCAGGCCCACTTTCTAAGCacatg GAAACCAGTAGCTGGACCATTCCGCCCCTGATCAGGGATAGCTTTTCTATG ATCGGTTCTGCCGTTGGTGGCATTACAAGTGCAttttatggatttaaccatg TTATGCCAGTTGTTCAGAGACACGTCAAAGGACCAATGTGGGTACATTTTCTTGTTGGT GCACCACCTGTGATAGTGTTCTCTTCAGCTTGTGCAGGGCTGGCAG GTGGGGCTATTCCTGCTTTGGCACAGCTAACTTCCTCATCATACCATGCGGCAATGTCACCGTCGCCGCCCTCGGAGGAAGATAAGATTCAGAAATCAAGAACTTCCTCTGCTCTCTGA